A section of the Leptospira kobayashii genome encodes:
- a CDS encoding ABC-type transport auxiliary lipoprotein, LBF_0736 family: protein MLFKKKILLPIASILIAFSSFGCFGISKTFPEKKFFLIETGFSSPNLSPSKGSAVKVRRFSISQKFEGKELVYRKDDVSYESDYYNLFFIPPATNLKEEILKGLIQLKLFEWDASSNTKIEPTHYLEANVRSLYGDFRNSPKAVLEIEFLFYIETEGNTKILLRKTYEKAAPIGKKEPEALVLGWNEALGQIAKELETDLRDKIR from the coding sequence ATGTTATTTAAAAAGAAAATTTTACTTCCTATTGCTTCGATTCTTATCGCCTTTTCTTCGTTTGGTTGTTTCGGGATCTCCAAAACATTTCCCGAAAAAAAGTTTTTTCTGATCGAGACAGGATTTTCCAGCCCGAACCTTTCTCCTTCGAAAGGATCTGCCGTCAAAGTAAGGCGGTTTTCCATTTCACAGAAATTCGAAGGAAAGGAGCTTGTGTATAGAAAAGACGATGTGAGTTACGAATCGGACTATTACAATCTTTTCTTTATTCCTCCGGCAACCAATCTGAAGGAAGAAATCTTAAAAGGTCTGATCCAACTCAAACTGTTCGAATGGGATGCAAGTTCCAATACAAAAATCGAACCTACTCATTATTTGGAAGCTAACGTGCGTTCTTTGTACGGTGATTTTAGAAACTCTCCGAAAGCAGTATTGGAAATCGAATTTCTTTTCTATATTGAAACGGAAGGCAATACCAAGATTCTACTTCGAAAAACGTATGAAAAAGCGGCTCCTATCGGCAAAAAAGAACCGGAAGCTTTGGTTTTGGGTTGGAATGAAGCTTTGGGGCAAATCGCAAAGGAGCTTGAAACCGACCTCAGAGATAAAATCAGATAA
- a CDS encoding MlaD family protein — MNQVNMSYFKVGVFVLASFFALIGFVITFTAGALFQRSIKLETYFDESVQGLDIGSPVKHRGVKVGSVEAISFVQNEYPDKLDGEMSYRYGRYVIIKMSVPDFVQGVSGNELKKTVERMIHNGLRVRLASQGLTGTAYLELDYLNPEKNPPLDIKWEPKTNYIPSAPSTISRFTASVDKFFDSLDKADVNKILTGVNDLVNNLSQTVTDARLGDISREAVGLLAELRKTNAEVKNLIAQPELQNTPKKIDQTITQLQTTIKRLDTLLASNQGDISVSIENLRIASEDLREVTANAKKYPSQFLFGEAPNKSKIWK, encoded by the coding sequence ATGAACCAAGTGAATATGAGTTATTTTAAGGTGGGTGTATTCGTACTCGCCAGTTTTTTTGCTCTCATCGGATTTGTAATTACATTCACTGCGGGCGCCTTGTTCCAAAGATCGATCAAATTGGAAACATACTTTGATGAATCGGTTCAAGGTTTGGACATAGGCTCTCCTGTAAAACACCGTGGTGTAAAAGTCGGATCGGTAGAAGCGATTTCATTTGTACAAAACGAATACCCTGACAAGCTGGACGGAGAAATGTCCTATCGTTACGGACGTTATGTGATTATCAAAATGTCTGTTCCCGATTTTGTGCAAGGAGTGAGCGGTAACGAGCTTAAAAAAACGGTAGAAAGGATGATTCATAACGGACTTCGCGTTCGTTTGGCGTCTCAAGGGTTGACCGGAACCGCTTATTTGGAATTGGATTATCTTAATCCGGAAAAGAATCCTCCTTTGGACATCAAATGGGAACCTAAAACCAATTACATTCCTTCCGCGCCTAGTACGATCTCCCGTTTTACCGCATCGGTCGATAAGTTCTTCGACTCGTTGGACAAGGCGGACGTAAATAAAATATTAACAGGTGTTAATGACTTGGTGAATAATCTCAGCCAAACGGTAACCGATGCAAGATTGGGAGATATTTCCAGGGAAGCGGTGGGTCTACTTGCGGAACTTCGTAAAACAAATGCGGAAGTGAAAAATCTGATTGCACAACCGGAGCTTCAAAACACTCCCAAAAAAATCGATCAAACGATCACTCAATTGCAAACAACGATCAAACGACTCGATACTCTGCTTGCATCCAACCAAGGAGATATCTCCGTTTCCATTGAAAATCTTCGGATTGCTTCCGAGGACTTAAGGGAAGTTACCGCAAATGCCAAAAAATATCCGTCTCAGTTCTTATTCGGAGAAGCTCCTAATAAATCCAAAATATGGAAATAA
- a CDS encoding ABC transporter ATP-binding protein: MEDSIIEVEHLKTGYGQNIVMNDISFSVKRGEIFGILGGSGCGKSTVLKNMIGLTPPISGKIWIEEDDIVTATGKDKIRIWNKIGVMYQQSALFGSMTLLQNVKLPLEEFTNLPVEAMDTIARMKLKMVGLEAFVDLMPSELSGGMKKRAAIARAMAMDPEILFLDEPSAGLDPITSVDLDHLIIRLSRSLGVTFVIVTHELPSVFTMADRVIVLDKETKGIIAEGRPKDLKEKAKGSFVYRFFNRLPEESTGK; encoded by the coding sequence ATGGAAGACTCGATCATAGAAGTGGAACATTTGAAAACCGGATACGGCCAAAATATCGTTATGAATGATATTTCCTTCTCAGTCAAAAGAGGAGAGATCTTCGGAATCTTAGGCGGCTCGGGTTGCGGCAAATCCACTGTCTTGAAAAATATGATCGGACTTACTCCACCTATCAGCGGTAAGATTTGGATTGAAGAAGACGATATCGTCACCGCCACAGGAAAAGATAAAATCCGCATTTGGAATAAAATCGGGGTGATGTACCAACAAAGTGCTCTTTTCGGTTCCATGACATTATTGCAAAATGTAAAACTTCCTTTGGAAGAATTTACAAATCTTCCCGTCGAAGCTATGGATACCATCGCAAGAATGAAACTGAAGATGGTGGGTTTGGAAGCGTTCGTAGATCTTATGCCGTCCGAACTTTCCGGCGGGATGAAAAAAAGAGCGGCGATTGCCCGGGCAATGGCGATGGACCCGGAGATATTATTTTTAGATGAACCTTCGGCGGGACTCGATCCCATTACGAGTGTGGATTTGGATCACCTAATCATCCGTTTGTCGAGATCCCTTGGAGTTACTTTTGTGATCGTGACACATGAATTGCCGTCTGTTTTTACCATGGCGGATCGGGTGATTGTTTTGGACAAAGAAACAAAGGGAATCATCGCCGAAGGTCGCCCCAAAGATTTAAAAGAAAAAGCAAAAGGGTCTTTTGTGTATAGATTTTTCAACCGACTTCCCGAGGAGAGTACCGGAAAATGA
- a CDS encoding MlaE family ABC transporter permease, with translation MADNARSTSFLWEGSTLEVYLPEVLLSHQTAETWAEANSQLKNQSPQLIRVIAKKLKNTDSSGISFLHFLKTFQENKHNRFELHELNEKFQYSYKIATEESKASFRPPVLKLGKPEKIGKFTIDYITELSFLISFTGELTVSFWKSVFHPSRIRWKDVFRVSEAMGVNAFPIIAMIGFLLGLIMSFQSAIPMRRFGAEIFVANLVGLSLFRELGPLMTAFILSGRSGSAFAAELGTMKVSEEIDALTTMGLPPVQFLIVPRLVASLLMTPLLTVVFNLFGLIGGAIVLLSFGFPLVTFVNQVNIAVGFNDIAGGLLKSYFFGMIIAAIGCYRGLKTTTGAGAVGESTTAAVVGSIILVSILDGIFSIVYFYLGI, from the coding sequence GTGGCAGACAATGCTAGATCAACATCATTTTTATGGGAGGGGAGTACTCTAGAGGTCTATCTTCCCGAAGTATTATTGTCTCACCAAACAGCAGAAACATGGGCTGAGGCGAATTCTCAATTAAAAAACCAATCTCCCCAGTTGATTCGGGTCATCGCAAAAAAGTTGAAAAACACGGATTCTTCCGGGATTTCCTTTTTACATTTTTTGAAAACCTTCCAGGAAAACAAACACAACCGGTTCGAGTTACACGAGTTAAACGAAAAATTCCAATATTCCTATAAAATAGCTACGGAAGAATCGAAGGCTTCCTTTCGTCCTCCCGTGCTCAAATTGGGCAAACCCGAAAAAATCGGAAAGTTCACCATTGATTACATAACCGAGTTATCTTTTCTTATTTCTTTCACGGGCGAATTGACGGTCTCTTTCTGGAAATCTGTATTTCATCCTTCCCGCATTCGTTGGAAAGACGTATTCCGGGTTTCGGAGGCGATGGGAGTGAATGCATTTCCCATCATTGCCATGATCGGATTTTTACTGGGACTCATCATGTCTTTTCAGTCAGCTATCCCGATGCGCAGGTTCGGCGCTGAGATTTTTGTGGCTAACTTGGTCGGTTTGTCTTTATTCAGAGAACTCGGGCCTCTTATGACGGCGTTCATTCTGTCCGGCAGATCGGGTTCCGCTTTTGCCGCAGAGCTTGGAACTATGAAGGTATCGGAAGAGATCGATGCCTTGACTACGATGGGTCTTCCCCCCGTTCAGTTTTTGATTGTTCCAAGGCTTGTGGCTTCGCTTCTTATGACACCTCTCCTAACAGTTGTTTTTAATTTATTCGGCTTGATCGGCGGTGCGATCGTATTACTCAGTTTCGGCTTTCCACTCGTTACTTTTGTCAACCAAGTAAACATCGCGGTCGGTTTTAACGATATTGCCGGCGGACTTTTGAAGTCTTATTTTTTCGGAATGATCATTGCTGCGATAGGATGTTACCGGGGATTGAAAACCACAACGGGTGCCGGTGCCGTAGGAGAATCTACAACGGCGGCAGTAGTCGGTTCCATCATATTGGTTTCGATTTTGGACGGAATATTTTCCATCGTTTACTTTTATCTGGGGATATAA
- a CDS encoding AraC family transcriptional regulator, whose protein sequence is MHHSIYIQGFIAFTGGLSFLFAIGEIITREKSYQSYIQALLFLLGGIFQTHTVFVGTDAILLYPHLYLIHLPLAAFLGALLKRYFSSIWREDKGFEKISFWEWAPSGLILILLFPYYTSDVETKRQLFLRYPVQGIPFLIKLSIAIVQLPTFYSIYFVFKQIFRYVRWETIQSSAHLRLVLIVLSISGVSGVIGFITISFNSRYGLDIVSCIFGILIIWVYFMRQRNPELMHEVKRIVQEAKKYQTTQLSSVNLDEIGTGLKHLMEEEKIYREDELNLSELAARISLSPHQLSEYLNLHLGKNFFQFVNFYRIEEAKTLCAEQKEKTILSIAYEVGFPSKSTFYDAFRRETGMSPTEYRKKIKS, encoded by the coding sequence GTGCACCACTCCATTTACATTCAGGGATTCATCGCATTTACGGGAGGACTTTCCTTTTTATTCGCCATAGGGGAAATCATAACCAGGGAAAAGTCCTACCAATCCTATATCCAAGCCTTGTTGTTTTTACTAGGAGGGATTTTTCAAACTCATACTGTTTTTGTGGGAACGGATGCCATTCTCCTTTATCCTCATCTTTATTTAATCCACCTCCCACTTGCAGCATTCCTTGGTGCACTGCTCAAAAGATATTTTTCTTCCATATGGAGAGAAGACAAAGGTTTTGAAAAAATCAGCTTTTGGGAATGGGCCCCCAGTGGTCTCATATTGATTCTGCTTTTTCCGTATTACACAAGTGATGTGGAAACAAAAAGGCAACTTTTTCTGAGGTACCCTGTTCAGGGGATACCTTTTTTAATCAAACTCTCGATCGCTATCGTCCAGTTGCCTACTTTTTACTCCATCTACTTTGTGTTTAAACAAATTTTCAGATACGTCCGCTGGGAAACGATCCAGTCATCAGCTCATCTTCGTTTGGTGCTAATCGTATTGTCCATTTCGGGAGTGTCCGGAGTGATCGGATTTATCACAATCTCTTTCAATTCCAGATACGGACTGGATATAGTTTCCTGTATTTTCGGAATCCTGATTATCTGGGTCTATTTTATGAGGCAAAGAAATCCGGAGCTGATGCATGAAGTCAAACGGATCGTTCAGGAAGCGAAAAAATACCAAACCACTCAATTGAGTTCCGTCAATCTGGATGAAATCGGCACAGGATTGAAACATCTGATGGAAGAGGAAAAAATCTATAGGGAAGATGAATTGAATCTTTCCGAGCTCGCTGCCCGGATTTCCCTCTCACCTCATCAACTTTCCGAGTATCTGAATCTCCATTTGGGAAAAAACTTTTTTCAGTTTGTCAATTTTTATCGGATCGAAGAAGCAAAGACTCTTTGCGCGGAACAAAAAGAAAAAACGATCCTTTCCATTGCTTATGAGGTAGGATTTCCCTCAAAATCCACATTCTACGACGCATTTCGCAGAGAAACAGGAATGAGTCCCACCGAATACAGAAAGAAAATAAAATCGTAA
- a CDS encoding sterol desaturase family protein, which translates to MFGPIQCELVLDCVTKVSFAQLIMNFIRYYPIAGVAFLFFYLWKKNYFERFRIQKVYPKAEKVWQEFRQSAVTLVMFTLIATVNITLSKMKLIPNKVYFGSISGLEAWGYALLSFLLITVWHETWFYWMHRFAHNRKVYPYVHSEHHMSINPSPLAAYRFQATEAFLEGIYIVPFIMLVPIHFNVVIFHTFYAMVMNIWWHLGYEFFPKSWARGPLTKWINTSTHHNLHHQKFQGNYSLYFNVWDRIMGTNFPNYETYFEQVVEERIKKGEAKRHKSLNPVENLVEG; encoded by the coding sequence ATGTTCGGACCCATTCAATGTGAGCTTGTTTTAGATTGTGTAACAAAAGTCTCTTTTGCACAACTGATTATGAATTTTATCCGTTATTATCCGATTGCAGGTGTTGCTTTTTTGTTTTTTTATCTTTGGAAAAAGAATTATTTTGAAAGATTCAGAATTCAGAAGGTTTATCCTAAAGCGGAAAAGGTATGGCAGGAGTTTCGTCAATCAGCCGTTACACTAGTGATGTTTACCTTGATTGCAACTGTCAATATCACTCTTTCCAAAATGAAATTGATTCCGAACAAAGTTTATTTCGGTTCGATCAGCGGTCTTGAGGCCTGGGGTTATGCTCTACTTAGTTTTCTATTGATTACCGTTTGGCATGAAACCTGGTTCTACTGGATGCACAGGTTCGCCCACAACAGGAAAGTATATCCTTATGTTCATTCCGAACATCATATGTCGATCAATCCTTCTCCCCTAGCCGCATATCGTTTCCAAGCGACAGAGGCATTTCTCGAAGGAATTTATATTGTTCCCTTTATCATGCTTGTCCCGATCCATTTCAACGTTGTGATCTTTCACACCTTCTATGCGATGGTGATGAATATTTGGTGGCATTTGGGTTATGAGTTTTTTCCCAAATCCTGGGCGCGGGGACCACTTACCAAATGGATCAACACATCCACCCATCACAATCTTCACCACCAGAAATTCCAGGGCAATTACAGCCTCTACTTCAATGTTTGGGACCGGATCATGGGGACTAATTTTCCCAATTACGAGACCTATTTCGAACAGGTCGTGGAAGAACGCATAAAAAAAGGAGAGGCTAAACGACATAAATCGCTTAACCCGGTAGAGAATCTGGTCGAAGGATAA
- the flgB gene encoding flagellar basal body rod protein FlgB, with protein sequence MFESTHFMKTQDLLERGLGAAMTKRKVLTDNISNADVPHFKRSEVNFESMLKRAFESEKIEKEKAVPTLITNERHIEFFKPLDYRDVKPKVNVDYLTTMRPDGNNVDIEKEIVEANQNQMTYNLMIERLNQNNRLLNIVMRTT encoded by the coding sequence ATGTTCGAATCTACTCATTTTATGAAAACGCAAGATCTTTTGGAAAGAGGCCTCGGTGCCGCAATGACCAAAAGAAAGGTTCTGACTGACAATATCTCCAATGCGGACGTTCCTCATTTCAAACGTTCGGAGGTGAATTTCGAGTCCATGCTCAAACGCGCCTTCGAATCCGAAAAAATCGAAAAGGAAAAAGCAGTCCCTACCCTCATCACAAACGAAAGACATATCGAATTTTTCAAACCTCTCGATTACAGAGATGTAAAACCGAAAGTGAATGTGGATTATCTCACAACCATGCGTCCCGACGGAAACAATGTGGACATTGAAAAAGAAATCGTGGAAGCCAATCAGAACCAGATGACTTACAACCTGATGATTGAAAGGCTCAACCAGAACAATCGTCTGTTAAATATTGTTATGCGAACTACGTAA
- the flgC gene encoding flagellar basal body rod protein FlgC → MGMFDSINISATGLSAQRLRMDVISNNIANSTTTRNTNGDGPFRRDRVILTPINLRTKWKSPVYPFGVAPGEGKGVKVMRIEKDMSPLRLNYDPSHPDAIQIGPKKGYVEMPNINIVTEMTDMISASRSYEANVQMITGTKAMYNKAMEIGRA, encoded by the coding sequence ATGGGCATGTTTGATTCAATCAATATATCGGCGACCGGTCTTTCCGCACAACGTCTTCGCATGGACGTAATCTCAAATAACATCGCAAACTCCACTACAACCCGCAATACGAACGGGGATGGTCCTTTTCGTCGCGATAGGGTAATACTTACTCCAATCAATCTCAGAACAAAATGGAAAAGCCCCGTTTATCCGTTCGGAGTTGCTCCGGGAGAAGGCAAAGGCGTGAAGGTAATGAGAATCGAAAAGGATATGAGTCCTCTCCGGTTGAATTATGATCCGAGTCATCCGGATGCCATACAGATCGGACCTAAAAAGGGTTATGTGGAAATGCCGAATATCAATATCGTTACGGAAATGACGGATATGATTTCAGCATCCCGCTCTTATGAAGCAAATGTGCAAATGATCACGGGCACAAAAGCGATGTATAACAAAGCGATGGAGATAGGAAGAGCTTAA
- a CDS encoding RNA polymerase sigma factor: MTDLDFEKVVSTTKWAVLSAIRKYLNPDLADNIDDVAQETYIRMYRYLKKNGWDDTKAGTLGNWAYTIAKNESIRFGEKSKREWEKEKKVLRTGSVKEEEVSFEGSLLDRMEYEEVLKKMPAQYKDVILLLGEGKSGDQISKILKIAPGTVKSRLFRARRYIYEKFQIQQRD; this comes from the coding sequence GTGACTGATTTGGATTTCGAAAAAGTAGTCAGCACCACCAAATGGGCGGTGCTGAGTGCCATTCGCAAGTATCTGAACCCAGACCTGGCGGATAACATCGATGATGTGGCACAAGAAACTTACATCAGAATGTATCGTTATCTCAAAAAAAACGGATGGGATGATACAAAAGCCGGTACTCTCGGAAATTGGGCTTATACGATTGCAAAGAACGAATCCATTCGATTCGGCGAGAAATCGAAAAGAGAATGGGAAAAGGAAAAGAAAGTCCTAAGAACAGGTTCCGTTAAGGAAGAAGAAGTTTCTTTTGAAGGAAGTCTTCTCGACCGGATGGAATATGAAGAAGTTTTGAAAAAAATGCCTGCTCAATACAAAGATGTAATTCTTCTTTTGGGAGAAGGAAAATCGGGAGATCAAATTTCAAAGATATTGAAGATTGCTCCGGGAACTGTAAAATCCAGACTTTTTCGGGCAAGGAGGTATATTTATGAAAAATTCCAAATTCAACAAAGAGATTAA
- a CDS encoding Spy/CpxP family protein refolding chaperone, with protein MKPTLKTLLAASLVVAFASAVNAHDGEHHGKSYSKDHGKYLEKMAKELGLTPEQKTQVEKVHSDSKAAKEGYEKQEDDLRKELHSLLAADNLDKAAIRSKMEEISKLKVDSKMLWIDDRIKINGILTPEQRTKHKEMMKKFHEDHGHEKKHKMKDKPGKRDKKRD; from the coding sequence ATGAAACCAACTCTAAAAACTTTGCTCGCCGCTTCCCTTGTGGTAGCTTTTGCATCTGCAGTCAACGCTCATGATGGAGAGCATCATGGAAAAAGTTATTCCAAAGACCATGGAAAGTATTTGGAAAAAATGGCGAAGGAACTTGGCCTGACTCCGGAACAAAAAACGCAAGTCGAGAAAGTTCATTCGGATTCGAAAGCGGCAAAAGAAGGATATGAGAAACAGGAAGATGATCTTCGTAAAGAACTTCACTCCCTTTTGGCGGCGGATAACCTAGACAAGGCGGCAATTCGTTCCAAGATGGAAGAAATTTCCAAACTGAAAGTTGATTCCAAAATGTTATGGATTGACGACAGGATCAAAATCAACGGAATTCTGACTCCGGAACAAAGAACCAAACACAAAGAGATGATGAAAAAATTTCATGAAGATCACGGTCATGAAAAAAAACACAAGATGAAAGACAAACCGGGGAAACGAGATAAAAAACGTGACTGA
- a CDS encoding DoxX family protein yields the protein MRVFVCGRYHIFIGFAKIPGMFALLVPGFPRLREWAYAGFTFTLIGAAYSHFVIGEFEAVHIVALGILFVSYFLNQDLEKAKKV from the coding sequence ATGAGGGTTTTTGTCTGTGGTAGGTACCACATTTTCATCGGATTTGCCAAGATTCCCGGAATGTTTGCTTTATTGGTTCCTGGCTTTCCCCGGCTTAGGGAGTGGGCTTATGCAGGATTTACATTTACTTTGATCGGTGCAGCATACTCTCACTTCGTCATCGGAGAATTCGAAGCGGTTCATATCGTTGCTCTTGGGATTTTATTTGTTTCCTATTTTTTGAATCAGGATTTGGAAAAAGCTAAGAAGGTGTAA
- the fliE gene encoding flagellar hook-basal body complex protein FliE, giving the protein MAINPISSISNSYSQILSSANKPHSLLPNGDKVAVQRTDMRHYGKTNEAKSPDEVAGTFADAMKKAFEQVNDQQVEADEMTQKIVFDPNSVELHDVMIAAEKARISLTFAKTMSDGFIRAYRELTQLR; this is encoded by the coding sequence ATGGCAATCAATCCTATTTCTTCTATTTCCAATTCCTATTCTCAGATTCTATCTTCCGCAAACAAACCCCACTCCCTTCTACCTAACGGAGACAAAGTGGCAGTGCAAAGAACGGATATGAGGCATTACGGAAAAACAAATGAAGCCAAATCTCCCGATGAAGTCGCGGGAACTTTTGCAGATGCTATGAAAAAAGCGTTTGAGCAGGTAAACGATCAACAGGTAGAAGCGGACGAAATGACTCAAAAAATCGTTTTCGATCCCAACAGCGTCGAGCTGCATGATGTGATGATCGCTGCGGAAAAAGCGAGAATCTCTTTGACTTTCGCAAAAACGATGTCAGACGGATTTATCAGAGCTTACAGAGAATTGACTCAACTCAGATAA
- a CDS encoding MBL fold metallo-hydrolase — protein MKTIHTIDCHYAGLDFVACSYLIVEGDRASFIETNTTHALPFLLGKLEELKIPKENVDYIIVTHVHLDHAGGASALLGVCPNAKILAHPKTAKHLINPVRLIQSSKMVYGEENFRKLYGEISPAPEGRVRVMSDREVLEWGKRKFTFYYTKGHANHHFCIHDSLSNSIFTGDSFGISYPHLENGKRFIFPTTTPTDFDYEEAVLSIDLIVNTRAEIAYLTHFDGVDVLSDKAQSLKHSLALCDSAIKGAANKNEEDLSLYFESKVKEMIENAAVKQGVLLTKKDWDLLSLDVNLNAQGLKFVALKNSTR, from the coding sequence ATGAAGACGATACACACGATTGACTGCCATTACGCAGGATTGGATTTTGTGGCATGTTCCTATCTGATTGTGGAAGGAGATCGGGCGAGTTTTATCGAAACGAATACCACCCACGCTTTGCCTTTTCTCTTGGGCAAATTGGAAGAATTGAAAATCCCCAAGGAAAATGTGGATTATATCATCGTCACTCATGTTCATTTGGATCATGCGGGAGGAGCTTCCGCTCTTCTCGGTGTTTGCCCGAATGCGAAAATTTTAGCTCATCCGAAAACCGCCAAACACCTAATCAATCCGGTCCGACTGATTCAAAGTTCGAAAATGGTTTATGGCGAAGAAAACTTTAGGAAACTATACGGAGAAATTTCTCCCGCTCCGGAAGGAAGAGTGAGAGTGATGTCGGATCGGGAAGTGTTGGAGTGGGGAAAAAGAAAATTCACTTTTTATTATACCAAGGGTCATGCCAATCATCATTTTTGCATTCATGATTCATTATCGAATTCCATCTTTACGGGAGATTCTTTCGGGATTTCCTATCCCCATCTGGAAAACGGAAAAAGATTTATTTTTCCCACCACAACTCCTACTGACTTTGATTACGAGGAAGCCGTTTTATCAATCGATCTCATTGTAAACACAAGAGCTGAGATTGCTTACCTGACTCATTTTGACGGAGTCGATGTTCTTTCTGATAAAGCACAATCTCTCAAACATTCGCTTGCATTATGCGATTCAGCAATCAAAGGGGCCGCGAACAAGAACGAAGAAGATCTGTCCCTTTATTTCGAATCCAAAGTCAAAGAGATGATTGAAAACGCGGCGGTGAAACAAGGAGTTCTTTTGACAAAGAAAGATTGGGATCTTTTGAGCTTGGATGTGAATCTGAATGCACAAGGTTTGAAATTCGTCGCATTAAAAAATAGCACCCGTTAA
- a CDS encoding LIC_13076 family protein → MRSIVSVPLALVIVSFFVFECATPKKNYSLKETSSQLEKYEDTSLNPLLISPYSHSVFGIPVYDQFLEDSYRTIITVRFSQLAIQKTEESLTNKTDYGDKKEAFLFAYRELPILQTRLETLHLKGLEHIAQVSMSSTEAENLKETLRNELVFTVEELQYMVKQVPSSIKRAKEIFPKVFPGTRKAGSSSLTKLKIHNPHETHPLFLSGADDKCYSSREYSQWYILLGTYRLNHVSLEELFPDPNQSYRFEEKVEVSDVLLSVVLGWATSITKKTIRIEVCDSPLLADYRQLLEERDLYKTIIANKRATEESAVAEAEAKEGPEEPFYMKRVAMIQLTNGISIQGDIKAFSQDNISLEVEGEIRNLEKNQIEKIRYTKIKVRTDGKPF, encoded by the coding sequence ATGCGATCTATTGTTTCCGTTCCCCTGGCACTTGTTATTGTTTCCTTTTTTGTTTTCGAATGCGCCACTCCTAAAAAAAATTACTCTTTGAAAGAAACTTCATCCCAATTGGAAAAGTATGAAGATACTTCTCTGAACCCCTTATTGATTTCTCCTTATTCTCACAGCGTATTTGGAATTCCCGTGTATGATCAGTTTCTCGAAGATTCTTACCGCACCATCATCACTGTCCGATTTTCCCAACTTGCAATTCAAAAGACGGAAGAATCACTTACAAACAAAACCGACTATGGCGACAAAAAGGAAGCTTTCTTATTTGCTTATAGAGAACTTCCTATCTTGCAAACAAGATTGGAAACACTTCATCTCAAAGGTTTGGAACATATCGCCCAAGTCTCCATGAGTAGTACGGAAGCTGAAAATCTCAAAGAAACACTTAGAAACGAATTGGTTTTTACGGTCGAAGAATTGCAATATATGGTAAAACAGGTTCCTTCCAGTATCAAACGGGCAAAAGAGATTTTTCCAAAAGTCTTTCCCGGAACACGAAAAGCAGGCTCTTCTTCTCTTACCAAACTGAAAATCCATAACCCCCATGAAACCCATCCTTTGTTTTTAAGCGGAGCGGATGACAAGTGTTATTCGTCCAGAGAATATTCTCAGTGGTATATTTTGCTTGGAACCTACAGGCTCAATCATGTTTCTCTGGAAGAATTGTTTCCCGACCCGAATCAGTCTTATCGTTTTGAAGAAAAAGTGGAAGTTTCGGATGTACTTTTATCCGTAGTTCTCGGATGGGCTACTTCCATTACAAAAAAAACAATTCGGATCGAAGTATGTGATTCTCCCTTGCTCGCCGATTACAGACAACTTTTGGAAGAAAGAGATCTTTACAAAACCATCATTGCAAACAAAAGGGCAACGGAAGAATCCGCAGTTGCGGAAGCGGAAGCAAAAGAAGGACCGGAAGAACCTTTTTATATGAAACGCGTGGCGATGATCCAACTAACAAATGGTATATCGATTCAAGGTGATATCAAAGCATTCAGCCAGGACAATATAAGTTTGGAAGTCGAAGGTGAAATCAGAAATTTGGAAAAGAACCAAATCGAAAAGATCCGTTACACCAAGATCAAGGTAAGGACCGATGGGAAACCTTTTTAA